The following nucleotide sequence is from Streptomyces pactum.
GCCCCTGGTGGACGCCGGGTTCGCCTTCGGGATGATCGCCCAGCACGAGCAGCAGCACGACGAGACGATGCTCATCACCCACCAGCTGCGGCGCGGACCGGCGGTGCTGACCGCGCCGGAGCCGCCGCGTCCGGACGGTGCGGCCGGGCCGCTGCCCACCGAGGTACTGGTGCCCGGCGGGCCGTTCACCATGGGCACGTCGACCGAGCCGTGGGCGCTGGACAACGAGCGCCCGGCGCACCGCCGGGAGGTGCCCGCGTTCTTCATCGACACCGTGCCGGTGAGCAACGGCGCCTATCTGCGGTTCGTCGAGGACGGCGGGTACCGGGACCGGCGGTGGTGGAGCGGACCGGGGTGGGACCTGGTGCGCGAGCACGACCTGCGGGCGCCGCTGTTCTGGCGGCAGGAGGGCCGGCAGTGGCTGCGCCGCCGCTTCGGGGTGGTGGAGCCGGTGCCCGCCGACGAACCGGTGCTCCACGTCAGCTGGTACGAGGCGGACGCCTACGCCCGCTGGGCCGGGCGGCGGCTGCCCACCGAGGCGGAGTGGGAGAAGGCCGCCCGGTACGACCCCCGCTCCGGGCGGTCGACGCGCTACCCGTGGGGGGACGCCGACCCCACCCCGGCGCACGCCAACCTCGGCCAGCGGCACCTGCGGCCGGCGCCGGTGGGCGCCTACGCCGAGGGCGCGTCACCGCTGGGCGTGCGGCAGCTGATCGGCGACGTGTGGGAGTGGACGGCCAGTGACTTCCTGCCGTACCCGGGCTTCACCGCCTTCCCCTACCGGGAGTACTCACAGGTGTTCTTCGGCCCCGCCCACAAGGTGCTGCGCGGTGGTTCGTTCGCGGTGGACCCGGTGGTGTGCCGGGGCACCTTCCGCAACTGGGACCTGCCGGTGCGGCGGCAGATCTTCGCCGGTTTCCGCACCGCGCGCGACGCCGGCCCGGAGGTGGCCGGGTGACGGCGGTCCGGCGGCCGTGCGGGGCGGTGCGGCGGGGGGCGCGGGACGGTACCGGCGGGCGGGGGGTGGCGCTGATGTGCCGGCATCTGGCGTACCTGGGTCCCCCGGTGCCGCTCGGCGAGATCCTGGTGCGCCCCGAGCACGGGCTGTACCGCCAGTCCTGGGCGCCGCGCCGGCAGCGGTACGGGACGGTCAACGCCGACGGGTTCGGGGTCGGCTGGTACGCGCCCGGGGATCCGGTGCCCGCCCGCTACCGGCGCGACCGGCCGATCTGGGGTGACGGCGCGTTCGCCGACCTGGCCCGGGTGGTGCGCAGCGGCGCGCTGCTGGCGGCGGTCCGCTCCGCCACGCTGCCCGGGGCGGACGGCGAGGCGGCGGCGGCGCCGTTCGCCGACGGGCCGTACCTGTTCAGCCACAACGGGGCGGTGCCGGGCTGGCCGGGGTCGCTGGCACCGCTGGCCGGGGAGCTGCCGCCGGCCGAGCTGCTGGGACTGGCGGCGCGGTGTGACGCCGCGCTGCTGTGGGCGCTGGTGCTGCACGGTCTGCGGACCGGCCGGCCGGCCCCGGACGCGCTGGCGGGCACCGTCGCCGCCGTCGCCGCGGCCGCGCCGCGGGCCCGGCTGAACCTGCTGCTGACGGACGGATCGTCGATCACCGCGACGGCCTGGGGGGACACCCTGTGGTACCGCGCCGACCCGGCCGCCGGCACGGTCGTCGCCTCCGAGCCCTACGACGACGGTCCGCTGTGGACGGAAGTGCCCGACCACACCCTGCTGACCGCCACCCGCACCGAGATCGTCCTCACTCCGCTCAAGGAGCCCGCACCGTGAGCCCGTTCACCCTCACCCGTACCCTTCCCGTCGATGCCACGGCCGCGGCGCTCCGCGCGGACGTGGCGCACGGACTGACCCGCTCCCCCAAGCAGCTGCCGCCCAAGTGGTTCTACGACGCCCGGGGCAGCGAACTGTTCGAGGAGATCACCGGGCTGCCCGAGTACTACCCGACCCGCGCCGAGCGGGAGATCCTGCGCGACCGGTCCGGGGAGATCGCGGCGGTCACCGGCGCCCGCACCCTGGTGGAGCTGGGGTCGGGGTCGTCGGAGAAGACCCGGCTGCTGCTGCGGGCGCTGCCCCGGCCGGCCTGGTACGTGCCGGTGGACGTCAGCGAGAGCGCGCTGGCCGGTGCCGGGCGGGCACTGGCGGAGGAGTTCCCCCGGCTGTCCGTGCACGCGCTGGTCGCCGACTTCCAGTCCGGGCTCGCCCTGCCGGACACCCCGGGGCCGCGGCTGGTGGCGTTCCTCGGCGGCACCATCGGCAACCTGCTGCCCGGGGAGCGGGCGGAGTTCCTCGCCGCGGTGGCGGACCTGCTCGCCCCCGGGGACGCGCTGCTGCTCGGCACCGATCTGGTCAAGGACGAGGCGACACTGGTGGCCGCGTACGACGACGCGCGGGGGGTCACCGCCCGGTTCAACAAGAACGTGCTGGCGGTGATCAACCGGGAGCTGGGGGCGGACTTCGACCCGGACGGCTTCGACCACGTGGCGGTGTGGAACGCCGCCGAGGAGTGGATCGAGATGCGGTTGCGGGCCCGTGACGAGACCACGGTGAAGGTCCCGGCGCTCGATCTGCTGGTCCACTTCGCCGCCGGCGAGGAGCTGCGCACGGAGGTGTCGGCGAAGTTCCGGCGGGAGCGGGTGGACGGCGAACTGTCCGCGGCCGGGTTCGCACCGCGGCGGTGGTGGACCGACGGGGCGGGGCGGTTCGCCCTCTCGCTGGCGGTACGGGTCTGAGCCGACCGGCCGCGGCGGGTCCCCGGCGGGTCCGGGCCGGGCGTTGCGCCGCGGCCCGGACCCGCCGGGGCGCTCCGGTGGAGCAGGGGCGCGCCCCGCCGCCGGGCCGGGCCGCCCCGCGAGGGCCCGGAACCGTCCGGCCCCGGCCCCCTCGCGTACGAGGTCCGGCGGCTCACCCGGCGGGGTGGTCCGGGCCGGGCACACCGCCCGGGCCGTGCTCCGCCGTCCGCCGGCGCACCGTCATGGGGAGCCCGTCGGCCGGCCGGAGCACGAACCGTTCGACCGGTCGGACCCGGTGTCCCGGTACCGGGTGGAATCGGAAGCGTTTGAGCAGGACGGCCAGGACCAGCTCGGCCTCGGTCATGGCGAGGGCGGCGCCCGGGCAGGCGCGCGGGCCGAGGCCGAACGGCAGGTGGGCGAGTGCCGGGCGCCGGGCGGCTTCCTCGGAGGTGAACCGCTCGGGCCGGAACACCTCCGGTTCGGGCCAGTGGTCGGGGTTCAGGTGGACCGCCCAGAACGGGTAGAAGACCGTCGTCCCGGCCGGGATCCGGTAGCCGCCCACGGTCAGCGGCCCGGTCGTCTCGCGGGCCCCGTAGGGGCCGGGCGGGTAGAGGCGCATCGACTCGTCGATGGTCATCCGCAGATACTCCAGCCGCCGCAGGTCGGCGTGGTCGGGCGCCGGCCGGTCACCGAGTACCAGGTCCAGCTCGTCCGCGACGCGCCGGGCCGCCCCGGGGTGGTGCCCCAGCAGGTACAGGGTCCATGCGACGGCCGTCCCGGTGGTGTGGTGCGCGGCGAGCAGCACCGCCATGACGGTGTCCCGGATCCGCGCCGGTGACGCCCCGGCCTCGACGAGCGTGCCGATCAGGTCGCCGGCATCGGTGCGGCCGCCGGCGCGGTGTCCTCGGACCGCCTGGTCGACGGTCGCACGGAGGTGGGCGAGGGCCTCCTGCGCACCCGCGGCCGGTGCCGCCGCCGGGCCGTGGTCGGGGTCCGGGTAGAGCCGGCCCAGGTGTTCGGCGAGTACCGCCTCGAACGCGGCGACCACCCGGTCGGGATCGGCCGCGTCACCACCGAGCGCGTAGCGGCAGATCATCCGCAGCGAGAGTGCGGCGAGGTCGTCGAGCAGCCGGACCGGCCCGCCGTCGGCCTGCTCGTCCCAGCGGTCGGCCAGTTCCGTGGCCAGTGCGGTGAAGGCGGCGAAGTGCCGCTCGTGGGACCGGCGCCCGGTCAGGACCGACAGCACCTGCCGCCGCCACGGGGTGTGCTCGTGGGCCGGCATCACCTGGAGGTTCCCGGTCTCGAAGAGCGGGTCGAGGAAGGCGAACAGGCGCCGGGGCCGCTCGTCGAGGCCGGCCGTCGCCTCCAGCAGCACCGGATCCGCGATCGACACGGCCTCCTCGGCGCCCGGCAGTGGGAACCGCACCACGGGGCCGTGGGCGGCGTGCAGCCGCAGCTGGTAGGTGTGCAGCCCGCCTGCGGCGGCGACCGCGGCGGCGCCACCGTCCGGGCAGGGTTCGGGTCCGGGGATGTCCATGGCCGTCCGTCCCTTCTCACCGGGTGCCTCTCCCGGTGGCTCACCGGGTGCTCCGTCCGGGTGCCTTGCGTGGGTGCCGCGGCCGGGTGCCGGGGCCGGGTGCCCGGCCGCGGCACTTCGGGGGATGCCCCGGCCGGTGCCCGGCCGGACGAGCCGGCGCTCCCCGCGCGTGCCCGTCATGGAGGAGTCTCCCCCCGCCGGGCCGGGACATCCGGCGGACGCGCCGACCGGCAGCCGGCACGGAGGCGGGGGCCGGGAGACGGGGTGACGCCCGGGCCGGCCCTGCCTCCGCGCGGAGGGCCCGGCGCCGCGACGTCCCGCCGGAGGTCGGGCCAGCGGCACGGGGTCCGGGGTCGAACGGCAGCGCCAGGGCCGGGGCCGTCCGGGAGCCGGGGACGGGGTCGGGGCTCCCCGGCAGGGCGAGGCCGGTGGGCCCGTCCGGCGGCCGGGGCGGGCCCGGGGAGGTCGGGGCCACCCGGGTGTCCGGCCCGGTGCCCGCCCGGCGTACCCGGGCTGGGCCCGGCGGCCGGAGGCCGACCGTCGACGGCCCGGCGGCCGGAGGCCGGCCGTCGACGGCCTGGCACCCCCGCCCCGGCCGGGACCGTCCCGCGGGTACCGCCAGGCAGGGGCATGCGGAGAGGAAGCCCCCTCAGCGGCTTGCCGAGGGAGGGCGGTGAGCGGGCCGGGACGGCGCACCGGTGAGGACGGCCGGGAGGGAACCCCGGCGGCGGCCTCGGTCGAGCCCTGCGGGCCGGCCCGGCGCGACGGCTCGGCGTACCCGGGCTGGGCCCGGCGGCCGGAGGCCGACCGTCGACGGCCCGGCGGCCGGAGGCCGGCCGTCGACGGCCTGGCACCCCCGCCCCGGCCGGGACCGTCCCGCGGGTACCGCCAGGCAGGGGCATGCGGAGAGGAAGCCCCCTCAGCGGCTTGCCGAGGGAGGGCGGTGAGCGGGCCGGGACGGCGCACCGGTGAGGA
It contains:
- a CDS encoding cytochrome P450, whose product is MDIPGPEPCPDGGAAAVAAAGGLHTYQLRLHAAHGPVVRFPLPGAEEAVSIADPVLLEATAGLDERPRRLFAFLDPLFETGNLQVMPAHEHTPWRRQVLSVLTGRRSHERHFAAFTALATELADRWDEQADGGPVRLLDDLAALSLRMICRYALGGDAADPDRVVAAFEAVLAEHLGRLYPDPDHGPAAAPAAGAQEALAHLRATVDQAVRGHRAGGRTDAGDLIGTLVEAGASPARIRDTVMAVLLAAHHTTGTAVAWTLYLLGHHPGAARRVADELDLVLGDRPAPDHADLRRLEYLRMTIDESMRLYPPGPYGARETTGPLTVGGYRIPAGTTVFYPFWAVHLNPDHWPEPEVFRPERFTSEEAARRPALAHLPFGLGPRACPGAALAMTEAELVLAVLLKRFRFHPVPGHRVRPVERFVLRPADGLPMTVRRRTAEHGPGGVPGPDHPAG
- the egtB gene encoding ergothioneine biosynthesis protein EgtB codes for the protein MSRDQARTEPTTDPEALRRRAARVLHTARERTHALTGCVDDHDLTAQHSPLMSPLVWDLAHIGNQEEQWLLRAVGGRPALRPDIDPIYDAFEHPRAERPSLPLLPPAEARHYVAEVRGRALEVLEASPLHGAPLVDAGFAFGMIAQHEQQHDETMLITHQLRRGPAVLTAPEPPRPDGAAGPLPTEVLVPGGPFTMGTSTEPWALDNERPAHRREVPAFFIDTVPVSNGAYLRFVEDGGYRDRRWWSGPGWDLVREHDLRAPLFWRQEGRQWLRRRFGVVEPVPADEPVLHVSWYEADAYARWAGRRLPTEAEWEKAARYDPRSGRSTRYPWGDADPTPAHANLGQRHLRPAPVGAYAEGASPLGVRQLIGDVWEWTASDFLPYPGFTAFPYREYSQVFFGPAHKVLRGGSFAVDPVVCRGTFRNWDLPVRRQIFAGFRTARDAGPEVAG
- the egtC gene encoding ergothioneine biosynthesis protein EgtC; translated protein: MCRHLAYLGPPVPLGEILVRPEHGLYRQSWAPRRQRYGTVNADGFGVGWYAPGDPVPARYRRDRPIWGDGAFADLARVVRSGALLAAVRSATLPGADGEAAAAPFADGPYLFSHNGAVPGWPGSLAPLAGELPPAELLGLAARCDAALLWALVLHGLRTGRPAPDALAGTVAAVAAAAPRARLNLLLTDGSSITATAWGDTLWYRADPAAGTVVASEPYDDGPLWTEVPDHTLLTATRTEIVLTPLKEPAP
- the egtD gene encoding L-histidine N(alpha)-methyltransferase, with translation MSPFTLTRTLPVDATAAALRADVAHGLTRSPKQLPPKWFYDARGSELFEEITGLPEYYPTRAEREILRDRSGEIAAVTGARTLVELGSGSSEKTRLLLRALPRPAWYVPVDVSESALAGAGRALAEEFPRLSVHALVADFQSGLALPDTPGPRLVAFLGGTIGNLLPGERAEFLAAVADLLAPGDALLLGTDLVKDEATLVAAYDDARGVTARFNKNVLAVINRELGADFDPDGFDHVAVWNAAEEWIEMRLRARDETTVKVPALDLLVHFAAGEELRTEVSAKFRRERVDGELSAAGFAPRRWWTDGAGRFALSLAVRV